From the genome of Leptolyngbya iicbica LK, one region includes:
- a CDS encoding chorismate lyase: MKESLTFVNILTPAVKPSQVISGASAWLALDVLWQGGGTVVKRGLPHDQLSPAWQILLLGDGSPTRHLQLLTRERTEVDVIDMSAIGMAPDDAPQIIDAVPGPRLRRQVWLRTSSGQRLAYATSWWEASHVDEYLQNRSLPIWASLTRIRAELYRDIRGIHYGHSQPLEVAFGERGPFWGRHYLFWHNGKPLTLIYEVFSPYLTRYLGPTRAEVLPPEH, encoded by the coding sequence GTGAAAGAAAGCTTAACTTTTGTAAACATTTTGACTCCGGCTGTCAAACCCTCCCAAGTGATTTCTGGCGCTTCTGCGTGGCTGGCCCTTGACGTACTCTGGCAGGGCGGCGGCACTGTGGTGAAGCGAGGGTTGCCCCATGACCAGCTCTCGCCCGCCTGGCAAATTTTGCTGCTGGGGGATGGGTCACCGACTCGGCACTTGCAGTTACTCACCCGCGAGCGCACTGAGGTCGATGTGATTGACATGTCGGCCATTGGCATGGCCCCCGACGATGCGCCACAAATCATTGATGCGGTCCCTGGGCCTCGTCTGCGCCGTCAGGTGTGGCTACGAACATCGTCGGGGCAGCGGCTTGCCTATGCCACCTCATGGTGGGAAGCCAGCCATGTAGATGAGTATTTGCAAAATCGCTCGCTGCCCATTTGGGCCAGTCTCACCCGCATTCGCGCCGAACTGTATCGCGACATTCGGGGCATTCATTACGGCCATTCTCAACCGCTGGAAGTCGCATTTGGCGAACGGGGTCCCTTTTGGGGGCGGCATTACTTGTTCTGGCACAATGGCAAGCCGCTGACGCTGATTTACGAGGTCTTTTCCCCTTATCTGACGCGCTATCTGGGGCCGACACGGGCGGAAGTGCTGCCGCCGGAGCACTAA
- a CDS encoding phytoene desaturase family protein, translating to MKTDVVVIGSGIGGLSCAALLARYGLDVVVCESHTIPGGAAHGFERDGFTFDSGPSLYSGLSYRPSHNPLRHVFDAIGEAPEWHTYDTWGCCLPEGTFDTQVGADQFCEVLGELRGADAIAQWRALQTFMQPYGEAVVALPPAALRFDWGGLQTAAPYAWPMLRHAPRIFDLTGPFSRLMERVVSDRFLRNWLDLLCFLLSGLPASGTSAAEMAFMFADWYRPGVQLDYPVGGSAALVDALVRGLEKHGGTLRLGAHVEEILVTGDRASGVSLRSGETLHAKRAVVSNASIWDTLKLLPDHPATRSLRRQRQDLPPCDSFMHLHLGIDATGLPDDLACHHIVVNDWEMGVTAPQNVVLISIPSRLDRTLAPPGKDMIHVYTPGNEPYDLWQGLDRRSDAYQQLKTERSQVMWQALERVIPDIRDRVEVSLVGTPLTHERFLRRHRGSYGPAIAAGQAIFPGPTTPLDGLLCGGDSTFPGIGLPAVAASGWLTANTLVPVPDQLKLLAAIGLR from the coding sequence ATGAAAACAGACGTGGTGGTGATTGGCAGTGGCATCGGGGGCCTGAGCTGTGCGGCTTTATTAGCCCGTTACGGACTCGATGTAGTGGTGTGCGAAAGCCACACGATTCCCGGTGGGGCCGCCCACGGCTTTGAGCGAGACGGCTTCACCTTCGACTCCGGGCCATCGCTCTATTCCGGGCTGTCCTACCGTCCTTCCCACAATCCGCTGCGCCACGTGTTCGATGCCATTGGCGAAGCCCCTGAGTGGCATACCTATGACACCTGGGGCTGCTGCCTACCCGAAGGCACCTTTGATACTCAGGTCGGGGCCGATCAGTTTTGTGAGGTGTTGGGCGAGTTGCGGGGAGCCGACGCGATCGCCCAATGGCGCGCCCTCCAAACCTTCATGCAGCCCTATGGCGAAGCTGTCGTCGCCTTGCCCCCGGCAGCGCTGCGCTTTGACTGGGGCGGTTTACAAACAGCGGCACCCTATGCCTGGCCGATGCTGCGCCACGCCCCCCGCATTTTCGATCTCACCGGGCCATTTAGCCGCCTGATGGAGCGAGTGGTGAGCGATCGCTTTCTCCGTAATTGGTTGGATCTGCTGTGCTTCTTGCTATCGGGCCTGCCCGCGTCTGGCACTAGCGCTGCCGAGATGGCCTTCATGTTTGCCGATTGGTATCGCCCCGGTGTGCAGCTCGATTATCCCGTCGGGGGCAGTGCGGCCCTGGTGGATGCCCTAGTGCGGGGATTGGAAAAGCACGGCGGCACGCTCCGTCTCGGGGCGCACGTCGAGGAAATTTTGGTAACAGGCGATCGCGCCTCCGGTGTCAGCCTCCGCTCCGGTGAAACCCTCCATGCCAAACGCGCCGTCGTTTCTAACGCTTCCATTTGGGACACGCTGAAACTGCTGCCCGATCATCCCGCCACGCGATCGCTGCGCCGTCAGCGGCAAGACCTGCCCCCCTGCGACAGCTTCATGCACCTCCATCTTGGCATCGACGCCACCGGCCTGCCCGATGACTTGGCCTGCCATCACATCGTGGTGAATGACTGGGAAATGGGCGTCACCGCCCCGCAAAATGTGGTACTCATCTCCATCCCCTCCCGCCTCGATCGCACCCTGGCTCCCCCCGGCAAAGACATGATCCACGTCTACACTCCCGGCAACGAACCCTACGACCTGTGGCAAGGGCTCGATCGCCGCAGCGACGCCTACCAGCAACTCAAGACGGAACGTTCCCAAGTCATGTGGCAAGCCCTGGAGCGAGTGATTCCCGACATTCGCGATCGCGTCGAAGTTTCCCTCGTCGGCACCCCCCTCACGCACGAACGCTTTTTGCGCCGACACCGGGGTAGCTATGGCCCCGCGATCGCGGCTGGCCAAGCGATCTTCCCCGGCCCCACGACGCCCCTCGATGGCTTGCTCTGCGGCGGCGATTCCACCTTTCCCGGCATTGGCTTGCCAGCGGTGGCGGCCAGCGGTTGGCTCACGGCCAATACCCTGGTGCCCGTCCCCGATCAGCTGAAGCTGTTAGCTGCCATCGGGCTCCGTTAA